One Gossypium arboreum isolate Shixiya-1 chromosome 13, ASM2569848v2, whole genome shotgun sequence genomic window, TGTAACTATGAGGAACATGTTGTATGCTTAATGGAGTATATGCTATATTGTCAATTTATCGTTATATGTGACTTGTGTGAAATGTGATATATACTTGATTAAATATGTGTGCTACATGATATATGTTTGCATGAGTATGTAAATGTTGTGTAGATGAACCAGTAGGTAATGCATGGATAGGTACTCTACGACATTAGGCATAGGCCTATTATAATTGTACTTCTATATGGTTGTCTTGAGGATGCATGGTGATATATTAATGATTTGGTTATTCTAATCATTCACTGAgtttgttaagctcacccactcccttTTTTACCCATTACAGATTAGTTGCTTACCAGTGTGGGCAGTGTAGTTTTCTGAGATGTGATCCAAGCTAATTTTTTGTTATTCTATAAGTGTTCCTTATTTACTTCGTTTTGGGTAAAATATTGACACCCAAGTGTTAGTATTGTTTTGTCAAAATATAGAAATTGTTGTTAAAACCTTTTTTAAAGACATAACATCATTAGATATTCAACTATCATTTACTTTATATTGTTGTTCATGAGccctaaataaaatattttttacaagTTTAAGGATAACCTTTCACCTAAGTGGTTTAAATTCTTATGCTAAGGGATCACTAGAAAGTTGATCGTAAGGATAAAAGCTAGAAGAGTATAAATAATGAGGTTCAAACATAGCTTTCCAAGAACAATGGGGTTGCGAATAAAAATTAGTGTAAGGATCTTGCATAAATGCATTATAGGAGTCTTAGGGGTTGATTCCAAAGCTTATAGGATTGCTTAGATAAGTAACTCATTGACCTAGATGACCACCGGTAATCACAATAGAACATGACTTCACATAAGTCTTTTttacctaaaaataaataaacaaatacataaataaataaaaatatggactCATAATtactaattaataaaattaaaattagcaTAATAGAATTTAAAACTTTGGTTTCTAGCAACAACGCAAAAAACTTGATGTGTGAAAATTCATTACACAAGTGCACACGTCGAATCAAGTATCTAGCTAACCCAAGATTCAATTGTTCAATTTATGTAATTATTAACCCATGATTCAATGGCATTAATTACTCTTCCAATATCTAGTAATCTCCCTTTCACACTAGTTATATACCTATGTTAGGCAAGTAGGACAAAGTTATTGCAAGCAAACCTACTGGGTTGAATAGGCACTatagcaaaacaggtttttagcggctTTTTTTTGCCCTATAAAAGTGACATAAAAAACACCGCTTTAGATAGCACCGCTAAAATTTATAGTGTTTATGTAGAAAAACGGCGCTATAGAACATGATCTTTAACGGCGATTTTATTACAAACGCCGTTAAAGATAATCCTTAATGGTGCTTTTTTTTTACAAACGCTGCAAGAAAGTCGAGCATGTTGTGCCGTTTGTAGCTAGAAACGCCACTAACATTAACATATTTTACCAACCTATTTTATTTCATATAGAACTCGAATTTTCAACATACTTTCCTGTAACTTCAAATCCAACAACAAACttcaaatctaaatgatactatgatgaaagaaatatgtatatgatctaaattaataattgaaaTGACAAAATATATTCAACAATgcatataattattaaaaaaaataacaagaaaCACACCCATTTAATGATTTCCTTGATTTAAGTTCCTTATCcccaaaataaagaataaaacaaATCCAAAGGAAATTTAACCATAAATTCTTACATTAGACACATCTATATGCAAAGGGATCAAGGACAAAAGTATAACAAAAGTATACTACAGTAGAGGATATACCATGCCTTTCAACAGAGTACAGGACTTTGAATCTACTACCTCCAAATGGGCTGTGACAATAGGGTGTTCTCAGCCTAAAACTCAGTTGGAGGTTTTAAACGTACTAATCTCCTGATCCTATCTTTATCCATGTTCTCCAAATATCCCTTgagaatatttaaaaaaaagggtGGGGCAAAACATTAGCAGCAGTATCCATCAAAGAAAATGCAAAAGGATGCTAATTGACAATTAGACAAAAAATCACAGTTTCCTGGCACATAGATATTAGATGTGATTAAGCAGCACAAGAAAGTGAGTTGCCACATGCTACATTAATTCTAGCGTTTTGATAATCATGGCCAAATGAAAGATCATAATTAGTTTTCTTAAGCCTCACTGAAGTGGTGCAAGTCAGATTAAAACAAATAGTACCAACAGCTTCTGATCAAAAGGAAGAATGCCAAAACTATAGTTAGAATACCAACTTGTGACCTCACCTTTCAAATAATTTCATCCAAAGTCAAGCATTTCCTTCTGTATTTATCTAGAAAAAGTCGCTTTGTTGGTAGCTTCCCACTTACATCCTTTACAGCTAAGGTTATAACAAAGATCACCTTTGCCATTAGAGCAAAACCATTTAGGAAGTAAATCAGTAATAAAATTCAAGTATGTAACCTAATGCACCATGTTAGATGATATTTTTTATTCCCTTTCAAATGCACTACAATTATCAGTgttaactttcttttctttttaattctgtGGAGTGCTAAATTacatttcaaaagaaaaaaaattaaaaaaaaacaatatttattttaatttacagaCCATGAGAATGGGTCACACTATGAGCAAGCAATGTTAAACATCACAGAGAAGCTTATGTAACTAAGAGCACAGAGATATGTGCAAGTTACGGTATAGAAAACCTAGTGCTttttaatatcaaattattcagaACAATTTTTTCAAAGAACCTATGAACCATTCAAGCTCTCTCACCTCAAACAACATGAAAACTGCATACTTTAGTCAAGTTTCAAGGTTTTTCTGCTTTATTAAATCTCACAAACTAAGATTGTACATGTAAAGAGGGCAATATATACTTACATGCAAGTTCATCATACTCATCTTTGCCAACAACATAGACGTTGACATCTTCAAGCGTCATGTAAAAAATGTAAACAGACCTGATAAAAGAACATTTTTGTTCATTTATTTAAACTGATATCTCAGGATGGCTTTAATTAAGGTTTAGGAAACAGATCCATCCACAACCAACAAAGACAGGAAACTTGTGGCCCTGATGAATTAACTCATGGAATTAACTTAATTTCAGGGTAGAAAAAAGTAAAACATACTGTATTTTGAATTAGAAGAACCCACTGCCCAGTTTAAAACGTATCCGTAAGTACAGACTATGTTTCTTTTTACTCTCAAAATAGCTTTTCCACTTATGAAAGTTACCAGGCCACACGAGCAAAGATGGAAGTTTGGTAAAGAAATCCAGTGAATCAGGCCTGTTGAACCATTGTTTATACCTTAGACTATCTACAACTTAACAAACTTTAGCTACATGTTTAAAACATTTACATAAGAACTAAAAATGAATGTTGTGCTCATTACGACCCATGCAAGACTTGAGCAATTAACTATCAATTTTGTGCTAATGGCAGATGCAAGTGCTTCGCATAGTTCAATCATGTTAGAACAGATCAACAAAATCACAACtatcaaaaactttaaaattcaaCAAAATCATGCAATGTGATTTAGCAGTACACTTTCTCACTTCAATACCCACTTTCAAGAATTCAAATTGAAACTTACCATAACTCAAATCTAACCTTATATTCATACTTAAGAACTTAAAACTAACCTAAAAACATTGAATTCTCTATTGAAAACTCAACTTTTCCTCACTTAGACAACAAGAGATCTCATTAGAACGGTAAATCTAACCTACAAAACAACAAGAAATCTTAGAAATCTCGACTCTCTCTAACCCAACGAACATGAGCATAGTTTTAAAAATGAGGAAATCATTGGAAATTAAGTTTCATGGATAGAAAATCATTAATAAGTTACATCATCATTGCCTAGTTGGATTTTCTAGAAATCAAAGTCAAGAACAGTCAAGAAATCGATCTCCCTTCTTTTCCATATTcttacaaaaatagaaaaaaatgaaaaatcatgttttgatcttaaaaacatagaaatttttgCTAGAAGTAAAACTTTTCAAGATTGATTGATAAGAATCAAAAGCTTAAAAAATTATTGAAAGATgtgagaaaaattttgaaagaaaatgtaGAGCAAATTGTGTTCGTGAAATGAAATGGTTCATtccatattttaaaaacaaaatctaattttccatggcattaaacaaaaaaattttgaatttagaattttaaattttaaattttataacaaaACACAGTTTTGAAGAAAACCACATCTTTGAAATAAAACATAATCCCTAAGGTAATGTTCAATTATgttataaaaaagaaataaaatcccATTTCCAATTTCATAGATCATGAACAGACATAACAGATCTTGTGTTTGCCAAACATCATCCATTTCCAATTTCTACCAAATCAAATCCCAACCAGAAAGTAGAATAAAATTATTTGATTTGCATAAAAAAAAGCCCCATTAACGATCTACATCTATACAAAAAATATTCAACTAATTCAACAAACTAGAAGCGATAAAGAGCATAGTTGGAAAAATTTGCAAAAGAAATCAAAGCATAGGATGGGATGGGAGAAAATGGAGGGGCAGACGTACCGTTCAACTAAGATGTTGCCTTCAGAATTGGCGAATAAAACCACGAGAATCATGGCAATGTATCTCCCTCTCTCAGATACTTCCTTTTTCTCTTGAGGCAGGGAGACGGAGATCAGCTAAGTTGCTCCTGCTTTGTTTTGTGTCGTCAATCGCAATTTTCTTTCCCATTTTCCTTTCTACCTTTGGCGGCGTTTAGGAAAAACCGCCACTATTTCTTTACCTTTTATGGCGCTATTTCCATATACGCCACTATAGAATGACTTATTACGGCGTTCTTCTGTGTGGAGTTTTTCGATATAAACATCGCTAAAAGTTCAACCTTTGCGGAGTTTTCACTCTAAACGCCACTAAAAGTTTAATTTGGGGGCATCATGGTTATTTATATCTTAGATGCAAATTAACTCTATATTACTAAATTTAATCTTAATCTATTCAATCTAGATCTAAatcttaattttctttttcaagATAAATCGAGATTATTAAATTAATGCAACTTGATGATTAgacaaacaaattaaataagcatgaaattgataAATAATTAACAAAGATAAAAACAATTAAAgagaaaatatttaattaactaaGAGAATAGGATCCATTACCATTCCAAGAAAATAGATTTTACTTCATGTTGAGTTGAAAAAATATCACAAGTAGAAATTTAAAACAAGCTTGTATTGAGAAAAAAGTATAAAGAAAATAATCAAGGGATAAAAATGATTATCAAACTAATGTTGAGCACTCTGAATCTCTTTCTCTTCTCGTTTTTACAAGCTTGAAGTTCCCTTTAGTGTGAAAGAATTGTTCCTTCACCTCCAAGTtgatttcttccttttttttcccctttttcccTTAAATCATGTCACCTTttatttttagggttttaataATTCTACTCCACCATAAGTAGAACTGCGATGGAGTAAACTGCATGCTGTCTGAAATTTTGTATTGAAGCTTATACTTCACTACACTAAAACAAATCCAGTAGAGCAAAAACTTCTCTTCACTACTCCAAGTCTTTCATTCTTCATCCGGTACCTACAATCTAGagagaaaaataataagtaaatccGAACTAACCCTAAAAATGATAATACTAgactaaaattcaaataaaatataattaattcgaAAAAACTATAAAATGTAATAAATTCTAACCTAAATGCTTTATTTACCTCCTAAAATACTATAAAAATTATACTAGGATAACTCTAAATATGAAGTTATCAGGTATATTTTGAGATTTGAACCACACAATTGCATTGctaaaactttaaatttaccaCTAAACCAAAGAGTTATTTCaatctttttatatattttaattttattgtgcGCATTTTATTATCTTcatcaattgcatatatatatactgCTATTTAACTAGAAACCAACTTATGATTGATATATTCATTTAGTATTCTTAATATGATGTATTATGTGTTTAAGTTTtgttttacttataatttaatttaatttttattcttaTAACGTATAtatttcatatgatattattaattagtttcaaaccatacatttcattttttattgtatgttatttttaaatatacattTGGGCTCTAAAAACGTGATTTTTACATGCATGGGTTTGTAATAGAATTTCTAATAGGGTAAACTACGCCATTAGTCACTAAACTATGAGTAAGTTttcgttttggtcacttaactaaaaaagttacaatttgattATTGAacaattcaaaagttttcatttaagtcattgaactGTTAAAACTAATGATATATGATTTTCTCTATTCTCACTacatacatcaatcaaaagttcTCTTTCCCCTTCTGTCCTATAGCTcgtttttttatgaaataattttgGACATCACAAATCTACGAacagaaatttaaataattttttctcCGATCTTTGACACTAACTATTAGATCGACTTGGATTTAAGATATGTTCTTCTACTCGTTGATGGTTACTGATCCACCATACTGATCTACTATATGGATCATCGAATCGTCACTTAAAAATTTCTAAtagaactttaaaaaaaaacttaataatcTAGTgacttcaactaaaacttttttTAATTCTATGATCAAATTGTAACTTCCTTTAATTAAGTGATCAAATAAAAACTTATACTATAGTATACCCTTTCCAATATAATTTAGAGTCAAAACCAATCGTTTAAAGTGTTGTTTAAAAGGAAGTATCTGTCAGGCACGTGAACATGCGGTCACGCTTCGAAccctaaaaagaaaagaaataaaaaaccaCCAACCGAAGATATTTCCCACAGAACAATCACCGAGTACCTTCGTATTCATATTTCTCGATACAGCAATCGAACTCCCCCCGacgtttctctgtttcttttcttcCGTTCCGTTCCTTTGTTTCCCCCGTAATTTTTCTTCCattcttaatttatttttcttattattatagTTATTCGATCTgttctattatttttagttattaattgttctttcaatttttttaatgtcTGATTGTTAATGATATTGTTATAATTAAGCATGTTATAATTTAAGTCTTTAAGGGAGTTTAGGAAATTGATCaatatttttttttctgaatCCGATTTTTTATTTTGGAATGCTGCAGTTAATTTAAGAAGTTGTAAGATCGAGAAATTGAAACTAAGTTGGTTGTTATGGCTGGTCAAAGAAATGATTACGGTAAAAGATCTCATTTTCAGCCTGATTACGCTGGAAATGGAGGAGGAGGTGTTAAGAGAAGAAATGCTGGTGAGGAAAATGAACAACAGCATGGGATTGGGCCTGAAGATACCGTTTACCGTTATTTATGTCATGTGAAAAGGATTGGGAGTATTATAGGAAGAGGTGGTGAGATTGTGAAACAGTTGAGGTTAGATAGTAAGTCGAACATTAGGATTTGTGAAGCTCTGCCGGGTTGCGAGGAGAGGGTTGTTATGATTTATAGTTCCAGTGAGGAAACAAATCCATTTGGTGATGAGCTTGTTTCGCCTGCTCAGGATGCTTTGTTTAGGGTACACGATAGGGTTGTCGCGGAAGAGTTGCCTGCTGATGAGGATTTGGAGGAGCAGACACATGTGGTTACTGTGAGAATGCTTGTGGCATCTGACCAGATTGGTTGTGTTATTGGGAAAGGTGGACAAGTGATTCAAAGTATAAGGAGTGAAACACATGCTCAGATTCGGGTTTTAAGCAATGAGCATTTACCTCCGTGTGCATTGACTTCAGATGAGCTTCTTCAGGTAAAGTTGTTTTCTCATATGAAAAAGATATAGCATGTGTTATGccctttttttaataaataagagaaaaaaTATTGGCCATTTACCTGAATATTATCTCCTGTAGAgttaatttcttaatttattgcaAGACTTAACCATAGGTAATAGATGTATGGATATGACGAGTGTTTGAATGGAAGATTCCTTTAAAGGGAAATGAAAGGTCTAGAAGTTGGTTTTAGCTAACAGCTTTTATTGCTCACAGTGTTGCTAAGTTgaaaagaaatggtagtaagcAGTCTTCCTAGAAAAGGGAAGAGTCTTTATTTTCTACTTTTATGTTCTCCTGTTATAAGTGATGGGATTTGGAAGATCTGTTGATTGATCTCCATGAGGCTTCTGACCAGACAGTTCTTACCTAAAAATGTGTCCTTATGTTGTAACTGTATATTATTAGCATTCTTGAAAATGTTTTGAGTTGCCTGCATATTAGGAGATTTTGAATCATCTTGCGGCCTTCTTGTTTATTCATTCAGTTTCTCTATGGGGATTTCAGATAATTGGAGAGCCCTCTGTTGTGAGGAAGGCTCTTTATCAGGTGGCATCTCGCCTTCATGATAACCCTTCAAGATCCCAGCACTTGCTTCTCTCCTCTCTATCTAATATGAATCCATCAGGTGGGATGTACATGAATGCCCCCCTTATTGGTTCTTATGGAAATTATTCTTCTAGAAGAGATGATGGTTCTGCAAGGGAGTTTTCTCTTCGTTTGGTATGCCCGGTTGGAAATATTGGGGGTGTGATTGGAAAAGGTGGTGGTATTATCAAACAGATTAGACAGGAGTCTGGGGCATCGATTAAAGTTGATAGCTCTGCAGCTGAAGGAGATGATTGCATTATATTCATATCAACAAAAGAGGTAAGAATACATTAATGCTTAAAGTTAAGCTTAGATTCTCATTGTGGAATTTATATGTCATGCCTCATTATTTATATCTCTGCAGTTCATTGAAGACCCATCCCCTACCATCAATGCTGCTTTGCGCTTGCAATCACGATGCAGTgaaaaaacagaaagagaatCAGGTGATTCTGTAATCACCACCCGTCTACTTGTTCCAAGTTCACAGGTTGGATGCCTTATCGGTAAAGGTGGGGCAATAATATCTGGGATGAGGAATGCTACTAGGGCTAGTATTCGCATACTTTCTAAGGAAAACCTTCCCAAAGTTGCATATGAAGATGAAGAAATGGTGCAGGTGAATAATATGCTTTTTGGTGTGCACACTCGATGTCATAGTCAGACTTTTGATAGAATTTTTATCTTCCAATGCTGTACAGATTACTGGAGGTCTTGATGTTGCTAGCAATGCCTTTTCGCAAGTACTGTTGCGGCTGAGAGCCAATATATTTGAAAGAGAAGGAGCAGCAACAACGCTTTTGCCTGTTCTTCCCTACATTCCCATGTCATTAGACATTTCAGATGGTCCTAAATATGGTAACAAAGATGGTCAACCGCGTAATCGTGGATACTCTTCTTACTCAGGGGGATACAGCCCTAGTGATTTGACTGCAAGTGACAGTAAAGGAAATTATAGTGGTTCACTTGTAAGCTTGTCTTTTCATTCATTTCTTCCTTTAACATTTCTTTGCAAAGATGCTTAAGCTTATTATTATTAGGATGCATCTGGTTGTTGCAGCCAGGTTTTTTCTGAAGTGCAAGCTCTGCATTTGAGAACAATCCATCTCATTGCAAATTTATGATGTTCTGCGTGCTTAATTTCTATCTCACATGTTATTTTACTTCCTCTGATTGTCGTATATTATCTTTTTTCAGAGTGGAGGTGATATATATGGAAATCATGGTGGTCGCAACTCCAGCCGGGGGTAACGTTTACCTATCTAGTTAGAAAACTTCGAATACCTTTGATTGTTCTCTAATAGCAATTGTTACCACCTTGCCTTATTTTTTGCTGTCACCAGGTTGTCCAATCTAAATCAAGTTTCACATAGGAAGCATGGGTATTAGTCCTGGGTTCTAGACTTGACAGGTAAATATTTGTCTGATTTCATTTATTTACTTCGGGTATTGATATGCtagtttttttaattctttttaaatgAAGATGCAGAATGATATCTTAAACCCGGCCAGCCATCCCCTGCCAAGGATTCTACTGCACCTTTCCCACTTGTTGCCTTCTCTCCCCTATCTAAACAGTTGTCGTCATAAATCTTGAAGCCAGACCTTTGTCCCTTTTGATGAAGCCAGCCTAGACCAGAAGACCAGAAAAATCGGGTTTGAGGAACTTATGTTCCACTTTGGCTCGCCTTTATTCCTGTCTTGGGTGACCAGAATAAGATCATTTGATGATGcaaatcaccattcaatcattttTGGCCTGGATTCATGATTTGCAGGCTCTGTAACACATTTCTAATAAATTGCTTTCCATGTAAAACCCTTACACTTGTATCCTTGACTTTTGGCAATTTGGCTGATgaagtgattttttatgttttataatggagTCAAGGTAGCATGTACTTGTTTAGGATTTTTTTATGTATGCATGTGGCTTGAGAGTTGCACCAGGTAGGAAAGTTTAGATTGCCATAATCCCGAGAGCAATGTAATTGTAGCTTATGTTGGGTGTAAATGCCATCATATTTGGTTTCTTGATTATATTTTACATGTAGCTCAAGTGGCTGGTACTTTTCTGGAGTTTGCTGGGATGTACTGGTCCCATTTCTTCTCTTGAAGAAGAGAGGCCATGTTTCTGTTGAACAAAGTGCCTCAAAAATTATCCCCTTAATCGCATGATCTAAAATTTGAACTTGCACAAAATGAGCTGGAAGTTATATAAGGGTTGTATGAGCTTGTAAATCACTTAAGGTAAGAAATATTTGGTTAGGCTATGTGTTCAGATTAGTTTTGGAGGCTGTCCCAGCGAAAAAAGAGAAGGCTTTGGAGGCTGTTTTCTGAAGAGAAAGCTAAAGAGGAAGGCAAAGAAACCTGAAATGGAATCAATTGAAGAAGTAGGCTTATTCTTGGTATTGCATCCTAATTCTCTTATTTCATTTTATGGGGTAAGCAACTTTAGTTCTTTGTGCTACTTTTGGCAGGTGGTTTATATCATTAGCTTCCTCTGGCATTTGGAGCTGGCAAGCTGTATGTGGTAACTGGTAAGTGACTTTTGTAGTCAATTGCAATATGCTTGTATTTGTGATATAAACTAAACAGAGTTGGTCCACTAACCAtaaagttgaaatgtgaaatccTAATTTAAGAACTGAGGAGAAATTTGAATGATGTGTTCCGTAATGGTAGCATGAACAGTTTTAGTTTATAACTTTCTACAACAATCAGATTGAATATTACAATATTAATACTTCCATACTAATGGTTTGTCTGGTTGTTCAATATTAGAATAACTGTTCCAGGGCATATATTTTTGCTTAATAGTCAGGAAAAAAGTTGACTCTCATACTGATTTCTATGTGTTGGTTAATTCTTCTTACTGCCATCTTTCAATTGCAAACTCTTCATGTGTGGTATATCTCTTCCATGCGCAAACCGGTTTCTGGATATTCTTAAATTCATGTAGGCTTATGAACTTGTATGAATGTCTGTATATGCATTCGATGTAGATGAGAATCCTTGTTTAGAGCTCTCACATATTATCAGGTTTATGCACTGATAACTGACAGGTTTCTCTATCCCAATTGCAGTCTGCTATCATGCAATTATATCTGTTGTTTTGGGGAAAGGGAGATTGAAATTGCTGTGACCAGGCTTATCTCTAATTTCTTAAAAGCTACTTTTTATAGTATGCAGCCTTGATCCTTTGAAGATGAAGCCGTGAGGAAAAAACGAAAGCACAGGCTGAACCGATCATTGTATAAACAAAATCCcaacaaaaatatttaataaattcaagAAATACTGTACTTAATCTCAGGTTAAATATGGGAGATAAACCCTGTTTTTATTTCATCACTGTATCTTAAAAAATGACTGGTTTTCTAACTTGGATCAAAGATTATATCTTAGAACTTGGATTCCTTCGTATCAttacttgaaatttttatttttcaaattttaagtaATAATGTGGCATAATTTTACAATGTTAAATTTTAAGTACATGTTATTAAACTTTTATATTTGTCAAGTTTAATGACCAAAATGGATATAGTTTTTAAGTTTAGGTATTAAATTGGACAAAAGAAAAGTTGTATTAAAGTGGTTTGAAAAGTTACAAGTATCAAAATAGACTTAATTATGGAGGTTATGGattaaaagttatattaaccTTGTAATTTTAGTTTCGATTAGTCTTGATAATTTTGagctgaatttaaaaattcaagttGATCAATTTGAATTTCATTTAACTTAATTTGTTTATAAAAGTTATTCATTCAAACTTAGTTTAATTTGAATTAGTTTGAACTTCAAACTTCTTCAACTTgatataatttaaatttgaagTGAATAAAATTCGTAATGAAACCAAGTAGACTTATGAATAGGTCTGATTGCAATGCATCAAGAGGCCCTTCTAAGTTTTTCTATCAACCATTTTAGCAAATGCAAGTGGACGTAATAATGTGCATGTGTACCTGAAAAAGAGGCAGGAAAAAAGT contains:
- the LOC108464195 gene encoding uncharacterized protein LOC108464195 isoform X2 — its product is MILVVLFANSEGNILVERSVYIFYMTLEDVNVYVVGKDEYDELASGFIFEGLNNLPNFGAVAGIDLWHQTTRHSDTPWLLGNI
- the LOC108464254 gene encoding RNA-binding KH domain-containing protein RCF3, producing MAGQRNDYGKRSHFQPDYAGNGGGGVKRRNAGEENEQQHGIGPEDTVYRYLCHVKRIGSIIGRGGEIVKQLRLDSKSNIRICEALPGCEERVVMIYSSSEETNPFGDELVSPAQDALFRVHDRVVAEELPADEDLEEQTHVVTVRMLVASDQIGCVIGKGGQVIQSIRSETHAQIRVLSNEHLPPCALTSDELLQIIGEPSVVRKALYQVASRLHDNPSRSQHLLLSSLSNMNPSGGMYMNAPLIGSYGNYSSRRDDGSAREFSLRLVCPVGNIGGVIGKGGGIIKQIRQESGASIKVDSSAAEGDDCIIFISTKEFIEDPSPTINAALRLQSRCSEKTERESGDSVITTRLLVPSSQVGCLIGKGGAIISGMRNATRASIRILSKENLPKVAYEDEEMVQITGGLDVASNAFSQVLLRLRANIFEREGAATTLLPVLPYIPMSLDISDGPKYGNKDGQPRNRGYSSYSGGYSPSDLTASDSKGNYSGSLSGGDIYGNHGGRNSSRGLSNLNQVSHRKHGY